A region from the Aegilops tauschii subsp. strangulata cultivar AL8/78 chromosome 5, Aet v6.0, whole genome shotgun sequence genome encodes:
- the LOC109770833 gene encoding ACT domain-containing protein ACR12 → MALATSHRHLVRPAAAAPRVPLRPLRFAAPRSLPRICCQSINSANVLGASSMTADDAVPQPVVLIDQDSDRDATIVQLSFGDRLGALLDTMKALKDLGLDVTKGSVATDSSVTQTKFHIMRLGRKVEDPDMLETIRLTIINNLLQYHPESSEKLAMGEFFGIKAPEKKVDVDVATHVIVQDDGPKRSMLYIETADRPGLLLEVIKIITDVNVDVESAEIDTEGLVAKDKFHVSYRGAKLNSSLSQVLVNCLRYYLRRPETDEDSY, encoded by the exons ATGGCGCTCGCCACCTCCCACCGCCACCTcgtccgccccgccgccgcggcccctcGCGTGCCGCTGCGTCCCCTCCGCTTCGCCGCCCCCCGATCTCTCCCGAG GATTTGTTGCCAATCTATCAACTCAGCTAACGTGTTGGGAGCTTCCTCAATG ACAGCTGACGACGCAGTTCCACAGCCAGTTGTACTGATAGACCAAGACTCAGACCGTGATGCAACCATTGTGCAACTGAGTTTTGGAGATCGTTTGGGGGCACTACTTGATACG ATGAAGGCACTCAAGGACCTGGGCCTTGATGTGACGAAAGGAAGTGTGGCAACTGATTCATCTGTCACACAAACAAAGTTCCACATCATGCGATT AGGGCGTAAGGTTGAGGACCCTGACATGTTGGAAACAATACGGCTGACCATCATTAACAACCTTCTGCAGTATCATCCC GAATCAAGCGAGAAGCTAGCTATGGgtgaattttttggaattaaagcCCCTGAGAAGAAG GTTGATGTTGACGTAGCAACACATGTAATTGTGCAAGATGATGGACCGAAAAGAAG CATGCTTTACATAGAGACAGCTGATCGACCAGGCTTACTCTTGGAAGTAATCAAGATCATTACTGACGTAAACGTTGATGTGGAATCAGCTGAGATTGATACTGAG GGCTTGGTTGCCAAGGACAAGTTTCATGTGAGTTACAGAGGCGCAAAACTTAACAGCTCGTTATCTCAG GTGCTGGTTAATTGTTTGCGCTATTACCTCCGGAGGCCCGAGACAGATGAAGACAGCTATTGA